A portion of the Mustela erminea isolate mMusErm1 chromosome 19, mMusErm1.Pri, whole genome shotgun sequence genome contains these proteins:
- the DHDH gene encoding LOW QUALITY PROTEIN: trans-1,2-dihydrobenzene-1,2-diol dehydrogenase (The sequence of the model RefSeq protein was modified relative to this genomic sequence to represent the inferred CDS: substituted 2 bases at 2 genomic stop codons): MAVRWGIVSVGFISSDFTTVLRTLPRSEHQVVAVAAXDLSRAKEFAKKHDIPKAYGSYEELAKDPNVEVVYVGTQQVQHKAAVLLCLAAGKAFLCEKPMGTNSAQVREMVAEARSQGLFLMEGIWTRFFPAIEALRSAVSQGALGSLRVARAEFGKDLTGIPRIIDKAQAGGALLDFGIYCVQFISMVFGGQKPEKISAMGRLYETGVDDTVTVLLQYPGELQASFTCSICAPLSNTASVSGTKGMAQVLEPFWCPTELVVKGEHKEFPLPPTPGKELNFPNGAGMVYEAKHVRECLRKGLKESPVMPLVESELLADILEEVRKAIGVTFPXDKH, translated from the exons ATGGCGGTGCGCTGGGGCATCGTGTCAGTCGGTTTTATCTCCAGCGACTTCACGACTGTGCTGCGAACGCTGCCTCGCTCCGAGCACCAG GTGGTGGCGGTAGCAGCCTGAGACCTGAGCCGGGCGAAGGAGTTTGCGAAGAAACATGACATCCCCAAGGCCTATGGGTCCTATGAGGAGCTGGCCAAAGACCCGAATGTGG AGGTGGTCTACGTCGGCACCCAGCAGGTCCAGCACAAGGCCGCAGTGTTGCTATGTCTGGCAGCGGGCAAGGCCTTTCTGTGCGAGAAGCCCATGGGCACAAACTCTGCGCAAGTTCGCGAAATGGTTGCCGAAGCCCGATCCCAAGGCCTCTTTCTCATGGAG GGCATCTGGACACGCTTCTTTCCTGCTATAGAAGCTCTGAGGTCGGCTGTGTCTCAGGGAGCTCTGGGAAGTCTCCGGGTGGCTCGGGCAGAATTTGGGAAGGACCTCACTGGCATACCCCGGATCATAGACAAGGCCCAGGCTGGCGGTGCCCTGTTGGACTTTGGTATCTACTGTGTCCAGTTCATCTCCATGGTCTTTGGTGGGCAGAAGCCCGAGAAGATTTCAGCCATGGGCAGGCTCTATGAAACAG GTGTGGACGACACGGTCACTGTGCTCCTCCAGTACCCAGGAGAGCTCCAGGCCAGCTTTACCTGCAGCATCTGTGCTCCACTCTCCAATACAGCCTCAGTGAGCGGCACCAAGGGCATGGCCCAG gTCCTTGAGCCCTTCTGGTGCCCAACAGAGCTGGTGGTGAAGGGAGAGCATAAGGAGTTCCCGCTGCCACCAACCCCAGGCAAGGAGCTCAATTTTCCAAATGGAGCGGGCATGGTTTATGAGGCCAAGCATGTCCGGGAGTGCTTGCGAAAGG GTCTGAAGGAAAGTCCTGTGATGCCCCTGGTGGAAAGTGAACTCCTGGCCGACATCCTTGAAGAAGTGAGGAAGGCCATTGGAGTCACCTTCCCCTAAGACAAACACTGA